TGGATGGGTCTTCGCTCGCGGCTCTGTTGAGAGAGACTTTGAAGGTAGAAGTAATAGAGAGAATCTGGTTTCTCACATCTTATCCTAGAGATTTCAGCGACGAGTTGATAGATGTGATAGCCTCTTGTGAGAGAATTTCTCGCTCGATTCATCTGCCGGTTCAATCGGGGAGCAATAGGATACTGAAGGCGATGAACAGGGGCTATACAAGGGAGTATTTTCTGGATCTTATCAGACGCGTCAGGGATAGGGTTCCCGATTCATCTCTGAGCACGGATGTTATAGTTGGTTTCCCGGGCGAAACTGAGGCCGATTACGAGGATACGGTCTCGTTGATAAACGAGGTCAGGTTCGAGAGGGTAAACCTGGCCATGTACTCTCCAAGAGAGGGGACACTTTCAGCCAGAAAACTTCCTGACGATATTCCCCAGGAGGTAAAAATCAGAAGGCTTAACGATCTATTGGCGCTGCAGAAACGTATAAACAGGCAGGAAAATGAGAAGTACCTCAATATGGTGATAGATGTCATAGGTGAGGGAAAGATAAAGGGGAACGGGAAGATCTACGGCCGGACGATGAACAATAAGATAGTGATATACCATGCCGATGTTAGCATGATAGGAACTCCCGTGAAAATAAAGGTTGATAGCGTATCCGCCGGACCGTTGTACGGAGAGATAGTTGGAGTTTTATAAGAGGTATGAGAGAAGGGGTAAGAGGTAAGAAAAGCAAGACCTTTCTGCTCTTCCAACCTCTCACCTCTCACCTCTAGCCTCAGGTTCCCCAAGGACGGATTCACGCTCCCCAGGGACGTCTCTTAATGATCTTTCAACTGGAGGAAAATGAATGAAGGTTCTCGGTCTCGTGGTTGAGTACAATCCATTTCATAATGGCCATCTCTTTCACCTCCGGCAATCGAAGGAGCTGGTGAAACCGGATTATACCGTTGCGATCATGAGCGGTAACTTCGTTCAGCGCGGCGAACCGGCGGTTATCGAGAAGTTTTCCCGTGCAAGGGTGGCGTTAAAACTGGGAGTGGATCTAGTTCTGGAATTGCCAGTGGTTTACGCGCTTCAAGATGCCGGCGGTTTTGCGACCGGTTCGATTCGCTCTCTTGACCACGCCGGCGTGACCGATGTGGTATTTGGTAGCGAGACCGGAGATCTCTCTCTCATGAGCGAAGTCTCGAAAATCCTGATAGAAGAACCCGACGAGTACCGCAGAAGTTTGCGCTTTCATCTGAAGGAAGGCCACTCTTTTCCGAATGCCCGTAAATACGCAATCAGGGATTTTATTGGCAGAAGAGACAGCGACCTGTCTTTCAGGATAGAGGAGATAGGCTCTTCAAATAATATTCTTGGAGTCGAGTACATAAGAGCGATGAAGGAGATAGGGAGTAAGATAAGACCCCACGCGATAAAAAGGACGGGCGCCGCCTATACTGACGAGAACCACAAAGGCGAATTCTCTTCGGCGACGGCAATTAGAAGGCTTCTTTCAAAAGGCGACCTAGAATCGGTGAAGGAGGCAGTTCCACAGGAGTCGTTTGACGCGATACTTGGCGAGATAAGGACCGGTAAGGGTCCCGTCTTTCGTGAGGATACGGAGAGCTTCTTCATACCATACCTGCGGCTTTTATCGCGAAGCGATTATGGGCGATACTACGGTTTCGTGGAAGGTCTTGATGCCAGATTCAGAGAGTGTTCTATGAGTTCCGACATGACGGCCTTCACCAACTGTGTCAAGACTAAAAGGTTCACGCTTTCAAGGATCAGGAGGTTGATGTATTATCCGGCCTTCGGATTCACCGGAGATTTGATCGAAAAGAGCAACGATCTTGGACCGCAGTACCTACGTGTTCTTGCTTTCAACGAAAAGGGAAGAGAGTACCTGTCAAGCGTAAAAAAGATGGTGAGCATTCCCATTATCACGACGGCATCGCTGTGGAGAAAAGTGGTGGATCAGGCGCTCAAGAGGAAAATGGAAATAGATGTGAAGCTACTAGAAGAACAGCTGGAGAGAGATTTTAAGGCCAGTGATTTTTACTCCTCTCTGTACAGGTCTCCGGAATGGCGCTCGAGAGGTTCCGAGATGCTTTCGCAGGTTATATACGAGAAGGGTCACTTCTGATGTTAGTTCAAGTTGCGATATCCAATTCTCCCCTCTTCGAGACCTATACATACAACAGCGATTTACCCCTCTCGCCTGGGGAAAGGGTGGAGGTCAACTTCGCCGGCAGGAACACTATAGGTTACGTCGTTTCTCTTGAAGAGAAGAAAGGGCCTTATAAAATAAAGAACATCACGAAGAAGATAGATCTCGAACCATTTCTGGGTGTATCCGATCTGGAGCTTGCCATGTACACCTCGAAAGAGTTCGTTGCGCCACCGGGAAAGGTCTTCGACCTCTTCTTCCCGCCGGGAAAACTGCTTCAGGTAAGTGATTACGTGGTGGCCATATCCGGTGATGTCGGTCTCGAATTGCCGATGAGCAAAGACAGCTTCCTGAAAAAGTTTGGAAGCGAAAAACTCCGGGAGCTTCTGGGGTCAAGAGACGTGAAGATAATGCACAGTTTCGATCGAAAGGTCTCGGGCAAGCGGAGGATCAAAAAAGTCTCTTTGAACAGAAGGTTGATAGATCTGCGCGAAGAGCTCAATCCAGTCTGGCAGTCGATAGTCGATTATCTTCTTTCCGTCAGTTCTGAAGAGATCTCCGTTCTCGAGAAAAAACTCGGACTGAACAGTCGCAGCCCGATCGAGACGCTCGTCAGAAAG
This portion of the Mesotoga infera genome encodes:
- the miaB gene encoding tRNA (N6-isopentenyl adenosine(37)-C2)-methylthiotransferase MiaB, giving the protein MKVAFRTFGCQMNISDTEAMMGILRRAGHEIIESEEVADAVIVNTCAVREKSEDKLYGKLGQLKALKKRNDRLIVGVCGCVAEKNSTELLTHREVDFVFGTRAISRIDKLLSRAAGGERLIEMGDYIDELDANCPRVRTSKHHAWVTIIYGCDKFCSYCIVPYTRGREKSRKMADILNEVKQLADSGYREITFLGQNVDSYGKDLMDGSSLAALLRETLKVEVIERIWFLTSYPRDFSDELIDVIASCERISRSIHLPVQSGSNRILKAMNRGYTREYFLDLIRRVRDRVPDSSLSTDVIVGFPGETEADYEDTVSLINEVRFERVNLAMYSPREGTLSARKLPDDIPQEVKIRRLNDLLALQKRINRQENEKYLNMVIDVIGEGKIKGNGKIYGRTMNNKIVIYHADVSMIGTPVKIKVDSVSAGPLYGEIVGVL
- a CDS encoding nucleotidyltransferase, coding for MKVLGLVVEYNPFHNGHLFHLRQSKELVKPDYTVAIMSGNFVQRGEPAVIEKFSRARVALKLGVDLVLELPVVYALQDAGGFATGSIRSLDHAGVTDVVFGSETGDLSLMSEVSKILIEEPDEYRRSLRFHLKEGHSFPNARKYAIRDFIGRRDSDLSFRIEEIGSSNNILGVEYIRAMKEIGSKIRPHAIKRTGAAYTDENHKGEFSSATAIRRLLSKGDLESVKEAVPQESFDAILGEIRTGKGPVFREDTESFFIPYLRLLSRSDYGRYYGFVEGLDARFRECSMSSDMTAFTNCVKTKRFTLSRIRRLMYYPAFGFTGDLIEKSNDLGPQYLRVLAFNEKGREYLSSVKKMVSIPIITTASLWRKVVDQALKRKMEIDVKLLEEQLERDFKASDFYSSLYRSPEWRSRGSEMLSQVIYEKGHF